From Candidatus Zixiibacteriota bacterium, one genomic window encodes:
- the rpsK gene encoding 30S ribosomal protein S11, with the protein MAEPKKKRTKKRVGRVESNGIVHVKATFNNTIITVADMQGRTISWGTAGKAGFKGSKKSTPFAAQTAAGTAAKEAIDLGLRRVEVWVKGPGAGREAAIRSLSAAGLEITLIKDVTPIAHNGCRPPKRRRV; encoded by the coding sequence GTGGCAGAACCCAAAAAGAAGCGAACTAAAAAAAGAGTCGGACGTGTTGAATCGAATGGAATCGTCCATGTCAAGGCGACTTTCAACAACACTATCATTACCGTCGCCGATATGCAAGGCCGTACGATCTCGTGGGGAACCGCTGGCAAGGCCGGCTTCAAGGGTTCAAAAAAATCGACTCCTTTCGCCGCCCAAACCGCAGCGGGAACAGCCGCCAAAGAAGCGATTGATCTTGGCTTGCGACGGGTTGAAGTTTGGGTCAAAGGACCGGGCGCAGGGCGCGAAGCCGCAATCCGCTCGCTCTCTGCCGCAGGACTCGAGATTACGTTGATCAAAGATGTCACGCCGATTGCTCACAACGGTTGCCGCCCACCCAAACGCCGCCGTGTCTAA
- the rpsM gene encoding 30S ribosomal protein S13 yields MARIAGVDLPKDKRIEIGLQYIFGIGPYIAQQILSKTGISADTRVHKLHDDEVAKLRSVIESDVSVEGALRGQVSMHIKRLIDIGSYRGLRHRRGLPVRGQRTKTNARTRKGPRRSIGGLKKKPASKT; encoded by the coding sequence TTGGCTCGTATTGCCGGTGTTGACCTGCCCAAAGATAAGCGAATTGAAATCGGTTTGCAGTATATCTTTGGCATTGGTCCGTATATAGCTCAGCAGATACTTAGCAAGACTGGTATCAGCGCTGACACCCGTGTGCATAAGCTGCACGACGATGAAGTTGCAAAACTTCGCTCAGTCATCGAAAGCGATGTCAGTGTCGAGGGCGCGTTGCGTGGACAAGTGTCCATGCATATCAAACGCCTTATTGATATCGGCTCGTATCGCGGACTCCGCCATCGCCGCGGACTTCCGGTACGCGGACAGAGGACTAAAACAAATGCGCGCACGCGTAAGGGACCAAGACGGTCAATTGGCGGGTTGAAGAAGAAACCAGCCTCAAAGACGTAA
- the rpmJ gene encoding 50S ribosomal protein L36 → MKIKSSIKKRCEHCKLIRRRGVLRIICSKNPSHKQRQG, encoded by the coding sequence ATGAAGATTAAGTCCTCGATAAAAAAGCGTTGCGAACACTGCAAGTTGATTCGCCGCCGCGGTGTCTTGCGGATTATCTGCTCGAAGAACCCAAGCCACAAACAGCGTCAAGGGTAA
- the infA gene encoding translation initiation factor IF-1: MAKEETITVEGKVVEPLPNAMFRVELDNGHVVLAHISGKMRMNFIKILPGDKVTLELSPYDLSRGRITYRYK, encoded by the coding sequence ATGGCCAAAGAAGAAACGATTACCGTTGAAGGCAAAGTTGTAGAGCCTCTACCCAATGCGATGTTTCGGGTGGAGTTGGATAACGGTCATGTCGTTTTAGCCCATATCTCAGGTAAGATGCGAATGAATTTTATTAAGATACTTCCCGGCGATAAGGTGACATTGGAATTGTCCCCGTATGACCTGTCGCGCGGCCGTATCACGTATAGATATAAATAA
- the map gene encoding type I methionyl aminopeptidase, which yields MIVLKTKEEIEIMRRAGRVVGQTLDMVGENLRPGMSTAELDTLIEDFIRSKGAVPAFKNYHGYPASACISINDEVVHGIPGKRIIAEGDIVSVDVGSIVDDYYGDSARTFAVGKVSPEKSRLMEFTLKSLMAGIDNARKGNKLGSISAAVQKVAEGQGFGVVRQLVGHGIGRSMHEEPQVPNFGSEKDGPVLRAGMVLAVEPMITMGTYEVKTLPDGWTVVTADGLPSAHFEHTIAITDNGPDILTLS from the coding sequence GTGATTGTGCTGAAAACGAAAGAAGAAATTGAGATAATGAGACGAGCGGGTAGGGTTGTCGGTCAAACCCTTGATATGGTCGGTGAAAACCTGCGTCCAGGTATGAGTACCGCAGAGCTTGATACTCTTATCGAGGATTTTATTCGTTCAAAAGGCGCAGTTCCGGCCTTTAAGAATTACCATGGATATCCAGCCTCAGCGTGCATTTCAATCAATGACGAAGTCGTCCATGGTATCCCCGGCAAACGGATCATAGCCGAAGGGGATATTGTCTCGGTCGATGTTGGCTCGATTGTCGATGACTATTATGGCGATTCCGCGCGCACCTTTGCCGTAGGCAAAGTCAGCCCCGAAAAGAGCCGTTTGATGGAATTTACCTTGAAATCCCTTATGGCGGGTATTGACAATGCCAGAAAAGGGAATAAATTAGGCTCTATTTCCGCAGCCGTGCAAAAAGTGGCTGAAGGACAGGGATTTGGTGTTGTCCGCCAGCTTGTTGGACATGGTATTGGCCGGAGTATGCACGAGGAACCCCAGGTGCCTAATTTCGGTTCAGAAAAAGATGGGCCAGTTTTGCGGGCGGGTATGGTCTTGGCCGTTGAGCCAATGATAACAATGGGGACCTACGAAGTGAAGACGTTGCCGGACGGCTGGACCGTAGTTACTGCGGATGGTCTTCCATCAGCTCATTTCGAGCACACTATTGCAATCACGGACAACGGTCCTGATATATTAACGCTGTCTTAA